TGCGCGGCCTGATCCGCACCCAGGACGCCGTCGACGGGAGCCCCTCCGGTGTCTCGGGCGACTCCGGCACGGCCGAGCGCACCGCCGACCTGGCGGCCGAGCTGGTCCGGCTCGACGCGCGCCCCGGGGTCGAGGTGGCGGTGCCGGCGGCGTCGGTGCGCCTGCCCGAGCACGTGGTGAGCGAGCTGGTCGCCGCGGTCGGGGCCTGCCTCGACAACGTGCAGCGCCACGTCCCGGCCCCGGCCGAGGGCGGGCCCGCACGGGCCTGGGTGCTGCTCGAGGCGCTGGCCGACCGGGTCGAGGTGTCGGTGCGCGACGAGGGCCCGGGCATCCCTGAGGGACGTCTCGACGAGGCCGTGGGCGAGGGGCGGCTCGGGGTGAGCGGCTCGATCCGCGGGCGCCTCGAGGACCTCGGCGGCAGCGCCGGCCTGAGCACCGGCTCGTTCGGCACCGAGTGGGAGCTGGTGCTGCCGCGATGACCATCCACGACACGCACCCCTTCGCCGACCCCGATCCCGACCCCGTACGCCGCCTCCGCGGGCGGCTCGGCGGCGCGGTCTCGCTGTGGGCCGCGGGCGAGGGCGCGCTGCGGGCCGGGTTGACGGTGACGTCGCAGGTGCTGGCGCACGGCGAGCCGGCCCGCATGCTGGGCCTGCTCGACCCCGAGGCCGACCTCACCGAGACCCTGCTCGACACCGGCCGGGCGGTGGTCGCGCTGCTGGCCTGGGAGCACCGCTACCTGGCCGACGCCTTCGCCGGCACCGTGCCGGCCCCCGGCGGCCCCTTCCGGCTCACCGACTTCGAGCAGACGCCGTGGGGCCCACGGCCGGTGTCCGCGCCCACCTGGGCCGGGGTGGAGCTGGAGGGCCACCGCGAGATCGGCTGGTCGCTCGAGGTGGCGTGCCGGCTGGTGCACGTCGAGGTCGGCGACGACGACGGTCCGGGCGGCGCGCTGGGGCACCGGCGCGGTCGCTATCTCCGCCTCGGCGCCCCCTAGGCTCGACGCCATGACCGCTGACCCCACCGTCGACGCCCCGACCACCCCGCTGCGGGTGATGGTGGTCGACGACCACCCGATGTGGCGCGACGCGGTCGAGCGTGACCTGGCCGCCGCCGGGCACGACGTGGTCGCCGTGGCCGCCACGGGCGACCAGGCGCTGGCCCGGTTCCCCGCCGCGCGCCCCCAGGTCGTCGTGCTCGACCTGCAGATCCCCGGACCCAGCGGCGTCGAGGTCACCGCCGGCGTGCTGGGCGTCGACCCCTCAGCGCGGGTGCTGATCCTCTCGGCCTCCGGCGAGCAGGCCGACGTGCTGGCCGCGGTCAAGGCCGGCGCCACCGGCTACCTGGTGAAGTCGGCGTCCCGCGAGGAGCTGCTGGCCGCGGTCGCCGCGGTGGCGGTCGGCGACCCGGTGTTCACCCCGGGCCTGGCCGGGCTGGTGCTGGGGGAGTACCGCCGCCTCTCCGACACCCCCGACGACGACCCCGACGGCCACCCCGAGCTGACCGAGCGGGAGACCGAGGTGCTGCGGATGGTCGCCAAGGGCTGGTCCTACAAGCAGATCGCCGAGCGGCTCGTCCTGTCGCACCGCACCGTGCAGAACCACGTGCAGAACACGCTGCGCAAGCTGCAGATGCACAACCGGGTCGAGCTGACCCGCTGGGCCATCGAGCGCGGCCTCGACGACGATGAGTGACGACGCCGGGTCCGGGCCGGAGTCGTCGCTGCTCGACCTCGCCGATCGGCTCTACGGACTGGCGCTCGCCGAGTTCACCGGGTCGAGGGACGCACTGGTCAAGCAGCACAGGGGCACCGACCTGGCCCGCGACCTCAAGGCCCTGCGCAAGCCGTCGACCGCGGCCTGGGTGGTCGACCTGCTGGTGCGCCACGAGACCGACCAGGTCGAGCAGGTGCTGGCCGTGGGGTCCGCCCTGCGCCGGGCCCAGGCCAGCATGTCGGCCGAGGAGCTGCGCACCCTGACCAAGCAGCGCCGTCAGCTCACGGCCGCGCTCACGACCACGGCGCGGGGGCTGGCCCGGGAGCACGGGCTGCGCGTCACCGAGGCCGTCGCCGAGCAGGTGCAGGCCACGCTCACCGCGGCCATCCTCGACGAGGACTGTGCCCGGGCGGTGCGCAGCGGCCTGCTGGTCGCCCCGCTCGCCACCACCGGGGTCGACGACGTCGACGTCGGCGCGGCGGTGGCGCTGCCCCAGGCGCTGGGCTTCGAGGCCCGGGCGGTCGACCGGCAGGAGGCCGCGCCCCCGGCGCGCCCGGACCTGCGCGTCGTACCCGATCCGGAGGCGGGTGCCCGGGCCCGGGCACCCGCCCAGGAAGCGCTGGAGGCGGCCGAGGCCGAGCTGGCCCTGGCCAGGGCCGCCCACGACGAGGCCGGGGCTCGGGTCGCGGAGCTGGAGGCCCGCGGCCTGCAGGTGCAGTCGGAGATGGACGAGCTGCGCCGCCGCCTCGCCGACCTCGAGGCGTCGTACGAGGACGTCGAGGAGGAGCTGGAGGACGCCGAGGAGGAGCGCGACGAGGCACAGGCCGCCCTCGAGGAGGCCCAGGCCGAGGTCGAGCGTGCCGGCGCCGCCGAAGCCCTCCGCTGACCCGGCGCAGATATCGCTCTGACCCGGCGCATATCTGCGCCGACTCAGAGTGATATCTGCGCCGACTCGCGGGGGGTGAAGCGGCGGTCGAGGGGCCAGAGGTCGCGCAGCGCGTCGGTGGAGGGCCACAGCCCGGTGCCGAGGCCGGCGAGGTACGCCGCGCCCCGCGGGCCCGCGCCGGCGTGGTCCCGCGCCGCTCGCTCGACCGGGCGGCCGGTCCGGTCGGCCTGGAGCTGGCACAGCAGGTCGTCAGCACTGGCGGGGCCGTCGACGCGCACCGAGGTGAGCACCGGCAGCGCTGCCAGGACGTCGCCCACCCCGGAGGCGACCGCCTCGACCGACTCGCCATCGGCGGCGGGGGCGGTGCCCTCGAGGGCGAAGGCGTCCCGGCCGGCCGGGGAGCGCCAGGCCGCGGTGGTCAGCAGCCCGCCGTCGGAGCGGACCGGCTCGGCGCCGGTGTGGGTCACGATCGTCGAGGCGGCGGCGTAGGTGCACTGGGTGTCGCCCGCGTCGAAGCAGGCCCGGCCGACGAGCGCCGCCGGTCCGTGGCCCGCGAGGCCCGTGACCGGCAGGGACAGGCCGAGGAACGAGCGCGGGTCGGTGGTGGCGACCTCCCCCCAGCTCGGCACGATCTCGGGCAGGGCGTCGCGAGGCACCCCGAACAGCGCGCACAGCTCGTCTGACCAGTCGCCGGTGGTGAGGTCGAGGAGCAGCGTGCGGGACGCGTTCGACACGTCGGTGACGTGCTCGACCCCGCGGGTCATCCGGGCCACGAGGTAGGAGCCGGCCGAGCCGACGGCGTACCGGTCCGCCTCGACGAGGCCCCAGGTGCGCGGCTCGTGCTCGGCGAGCCAGGTGAGCCGGGTGGCGGCGAAGCGCGGGTCGAGCGGCAGGCCGGTCAGCGCGCGGACCCGCGCCTCGTGTCCCTCGGCGCGCAGCCGCGCGCAGACCTGCGTCGTACGCCGGTCCTGCCCGCCGATGGCGCGCCGCGGGGCCCCCAGCGTCTCGCGGTCCCACAGGAGCAGGGTGTCGCGCTGGTCGGTGATCCCGATGCCGGTGAGGCCGGCGGCGTCGGTGCGAGCCAGCACCTGTCGCACCGCCTCGAGCGTGGCCTGCCAGATCTCCTCGGGTGCATGCTCCACGCATCCTGGCTCGGGGTGGTGCTGTGCGAGGTCCCGGCGGGCGTGGCTGCGGATCGAGCCGTCGACGTCCACGACGACCGCGGTGACCCCGGTGCTTCCGGCATCGATGCCCAGCACAGGGCTCATGCGGCTCCGCGGCGCACGACGGCCAGGATCCGCCGGTCGATCCAGGCCAGGTCGGGCGCGACCCGCATCTCGTAGTTCTCGGTGCCCACCCAGGCCCGGAAGTCGCGGTGCCCGGCGTCGGCGGCGAAGGCCTCGAGCTCGGCCTCGAGCTCCGGGGTGACCGGCACCTTCTCGTCCTCGGTGGAGGCGGTCAGGTAGAGCTCGTTGAGGTCGAGCAGCCGGGCCAGCTCGACCACCGGCGTGGGGTGGTCGTCGACGCGCAGGTCGACCTCGATGTCGTCCAGGCCGCCGTAGCCCGCCTCGTCGCGCACCACCAGCAGCGCCGCCGACTGCCGGCCGCGGCGGTCCCCGCCGGCGTCGTCGCCGGCGGCGAGCGCCGCCAGCAGCCGCGCCCCGAGCGGGGCGTCGGGGTCCGAGCCGAGGAAGGCGGTCTCCATCGCGGCGACCACCTCCTCACCGACCAGGACGTTGCCCTGGACGGCGTACCCGGCTCCGCTGCGCCCGCCGGCCCAGTCCAGGCACGCGGGACCGGTGAAGGTGGCGGCGCCGCCGTCGACGTCGACGATGCCCACCTGGCGGTGCTCGCGCCCCTCGTCCTCCTCGAGCAGCCGGTCCAGCGCCACCGAGGCGGTGGCGCCCTCGTCGAGGTGGGAGAGGGCGAGCCCCTTGTAGGCGACGTTGGCGTCGGCCTGGGTCGCGATCGCGCCGACCTGGGCGACCGCCGCCGGCACCGCACTTCCGACCGCGAGGAACTTCGAGGCCACCGCCACCCCCCAGGACTCGCCGTCGGCGGACCGGGCCACGATCGAGAACGTCATGCCGCGACTCTAGCGATCCTGGGAGAGGTGGCGGTGCTGCCCACCCAGCGGTGAGGATGCTCGCGTGCCGCACCCGACCAGCTGGACCGATCGCATGGGGTGGCCCTCTCTCGGGGACCACCGCCGCTTCGTGACCGCCATCGCCATCGACGCCGTCGGCAGCGGCGTCTTCATGCCGGTGTCGGTCCTGTACTTCCTGGTCACCACCGACCTCGGCCTGGTCCGCGTCGGCGCCGCGCTCTCGCTGGCGGCGCTCGTCGCGCTGCCCGCCGGGCCCCTGCTCGGCGGGGTCGTCGACCGCTTCGGCGCCAAGACCGTGCTGCTGGTCGGCAACGCGCTCCAGGGCGTCGGGTTCCTGGCCTACCTCGTCACCGGGTCGTTCGCGGCGGTCGTGCTGTGGACCGTGGTCGTCACCCTGGGGCGCACGGCGTTCTGGGGCTCCTACGGCAACATCGTCGCCGCCATCTCGCGCCCCGGCGAGCGCGAGCGCTGGTTCGGGTTCCTCAGTGCGCTGCGCAACGTCGGCTTCGCGCTCGGCGGGCTGGCGGCCGGGCTCGCGATCACGCTCGGCACCCCGACGGCGTACGCCGCGGTGGTCGTGGTCAACGCCGTCTCGTACGCCGTGGCCTTCGCGCTGCTGCTCTCGGTGCCGGCCACCGCGGCCGGCGGGCACCGGCCCGAGCCCGGCTCGTGGAGCACCGTGCTGCGCGACCGGCCCTACCGGTTGCTGGTGACCGGCCAGCTGGCCTACGCCCTGGCGATGATGGTGCTCAACGTGGCGATGCCCGTCTACGCCACCACCGTGCTGGGTCTGCCGGGCTGGGTGACCGGCGCGGTCTTCACCCTCAACACGGTGCTGGTGGGAGTCGGCCAGGGGCTGGTGGTGCGGGCGATGACCGGAGCCCGGCGGTGGCGGGTGCTGCTGCTGGCGCACATCACCTTCGCCCTCTCCTACGGACTGCTGCTGCTCGCCGGGGCGCTGCCGGTGGCGTTCGCGGTGGTGGCGCTGCTGCTGGGCTCGGTCGTCTACACCGCCGGCGAGCTCCTCGGCGGGCCGGTGCACGGCGCCCTGTCGGCGGAAGCGGCGCCGGACCACCTGCGCGGTCGCTACCTCTCGCTGGTGCAGCTGGCCTGGAACGTCGCCGGCGCCGTGGCGCCGGTCAGCTTCGCGTGGCTGCTCGAGCGGGGGGTGTGGCCGATCTGGGCGGTGCTCGGCGTCGTCGCGCTCGTGGGTGCTGCGGTCGCGGTGCGCCTGGGCGAGGTGCTGCCGCTGGCGGCCGACCGGGTCTCCGACGCCCCCGAGCCGCTGGCCGTCTGAGGGGCTAGGGTCGTGGACATGCGAGTCGGAGTCCTGACCGGAGGCGGGGACTGCCCCGGCCTCAACGCCGTGATCCGCGCCGTCGTGCGCCGTGGGGTCCGTGACCACGGGTTCGAGATGCTCGGCTACCGCAACGGGTGGCAGGGCCCCCTCGAGGGCCTGACCATGCCGTTGGGGATCGAGCAGTGCCGCGGGATCCTGCCGCGCGGCGGCACCATCCTGGGGTCGTCACGCACCAACCCCTTCGCCCTCGAGCACGGCGTGGAGCGCATCCGGGAGAACCTGGCCGCCGACGGCGTCGACGCCCTCGTCGCGATCGGCGGCGAGGACACCCTCGGGGTGGCCACCAAGCTCGCCGACCTCGGGGTGCACGTCGTGGGCGTGCCGAAGACCATCGACAACGACCTGTCCGGCACCGACTTCACCTTCGGCTTCGACACCGCGGTCAACATCGCCACCGAGGCGATCGACCGCCTGCACACCACGGCCGAGTCGCACCACCGCGTCCTCGTGGTCGAGGTGATGGGCCGCCACGCCGGGTGGATCGCCCTGCACGCCGGGATGGCCGGGGGCGCGAGCGCGATCCTCATCCCCGAGCAGCCCTTCGACATCGAGGCGGTCTGCGACCACGTGCTGACCCGCTTCGAGAGCGAGTACGCCCCGATCATCGTCGTCTCCGAGGGCGCGGTGCCCCGGGACGGCGGCGACATGACGGTCTCGTCGGGGGCCAAGGACGCCTTCGGGCACGTGCGGCTGGGCGGCATCGGCGACCGGCTCGCCCACGAGATCGAGCAGCGCACCGGCAAGGAGGCGCGGGCGGTCGTGCTGGGCCACATCCAGCGCGGCGGCACCCCGACCGCCTTCGACCGCTGGCTCGCGACCCGCTTCGGCATCCACGCCGCCGACGCGGTCGCGGCGGGTGACTTCGGCACGATGATGGCGCTGCGCGGCACCCGCATCGAGCGGGTCCCGCTGCTCGAGGGCACCGGCGAGCTCAAGACCGTCAGCGCCGCCGAGTTCGCCGAGGCCGAGGTCTTCTTCGGCTGAGGCGCACGTCGCAGAGGGCCAGGACCCCGCAGGGAGGACTCAGTGCCCCGCGGAGACGTCGAGGTCCCGCGGCGCCAGGCGGGCGACCAGCACCGCGGCGAGCAGCATCAGCACGCTGCCGGCCAGGCCGGCGCCGGCCAGGGCCTCGGTGAAGGCGCCCTGGGCGGTCACCAGCAGCTCCGCGGTGCCCGGTCCACCCTGGGAGGCGACCTCGACCGCGCCGCCGATCGACTCGCGAGCGGTCACGGCGTCAGCAGCCGGGAGCCCGCCGAGCGCACTCGTGGGGAGGCCGGAGCGATAGACCGATGCGGCCAGGCTGCCGAGCACGGCCACGCCCAGGACGGCGCCCAGCTCGTAGCTCGACTCCTCGATCGCGGCCGCGCTGCCGGCGTGGTCGGCCGGGGCGGCGGACATGATCACCGCGGAGGCGACCGCCAGCGAGGCGGTGCCCAGCCCCACGAGGCCCAGCCCGATGGCGACCCCGACGTAGGGCAGCGGTGGGGGCAGCACGCCGATCAAGCCGAAGCCCAGGCCGCCGGAGACGAGTCCGCCCACCAGCACGGCGCGCGCCCCGATCCGGGCCGCGAGGGCGGGGGCGAGCGGTCCGGCCAGCACGCCGGTGACCGCCGCCGGCAGCAGCGCCAGGCCCGACTGCAGCGGTGACCAGCCCTGCACCAGCTGCAGCCACTGGCTGACGAGCAGGAACACCGCGGCCATCGCGATGCTCGTGACCAGGGCGGTGACGACGCCGGCGCCGAAGGTGCGCTGACCCAGCAGCCGCACCTCGAGCATGGGCCGGTCGACGACCAGGTTGCGGCGCACGAACGCGGTGATCAGGACGATGCTCAGCACCAGCGCCGTGAGGGGGAGGAGCTCCGCGCCGTCCTGGGCCACCTGCTTGACGCCGTAGACGAAGCCGACCATGCCCAGTGCCGAGAGCGCCACCGAGACCGGGTCGAGGCGACCGGGCCTCGCCGACCGGCTCTCGGGCAGCAGCGTCCAGGCGGCGACCAGCGCCAGCGCCATGACGGGGACGTTGACCAGGAACGCGGCGTGCCAGCTCCAGTGCTCGAGCAGGAGACCACCCGCGATCGGGCCGACGGCGGCGCCGACCGCCGCGGTGGAGCCCCAGACCCCCAGGGCGGTGGCCCGCTCGCGGGGGTCGCTGAAGAGGGTGCGGACCAGCGACAGCGTCGACGGCATGATCATCGCGCCGCCGGCGCCGAGCAGGGCGCGTACGGCGATCAGCCCGGCCGGGCCGGTGACGACCAGGGCGCCGAGCGAGGCCAGGGCGAACAGCGCGAAGCCGGTCATCAGCACCCGCCGGCGGCCCCACCGGTCGCCGAGGACGCTGGCGGTCACCAGCAGCCCGGCCAGCGCCAGCGGGTAGGCGTCGACCATCCACAGCAGCTCGACGGAGTCGGGGCGCAGGTCGCGGGTGATCGAGGGCAGGGCCAGGTTGAGGATCGTCATGTCCATCACCACGACGAGCAGGCTGGCGCTGAGCACCGCCAGGCCGGCCCAGCGCCGCCGGCGCGAGAGCGGGGCCGCGGGGCCCGGTGCCGGGGTCGGCCGGGGCGGCGTGGTCGAGGTGCGCGTGCTCATCGGGCGGACACCCCGTCCAGGAAGGTGGAGATGACGATGTCCTCGAGCGGGCGGCGGGCCACGTCGCCGGCGCGCAGGGCGTTGCGGGAGCCGATCATCAGGCCCCAGACCGCGTGGCTGAGCCAGGCGGCGGGCAGGTCGTTGCGCAGCACCCCGGCCTGCTGCGCCGCGGCGTACATCGCGACGTCCCGCGTCTCCAGGTCGGTCGCCCGCTCGACGAGCGCGGGGGAGTGCGACAGGAAGTGGTCGGTGAGCGCGAAGCCGAACTCCTCGGCGTCGGCTACGCAGTCGCGCAGGTGCTCCTCGATGCAGGCGCGCAGCCGGACCGGGTCGCCCGAGGCGATCGCGGCTGCCTGCTCGGAGCGCTGCTGCGACTCCTCCCAGCTGTCGAGCGAGGCGCTGCCGATCTCGGTGAGGAGCGCCTCGCGCGTGGAGAAGTGCCGGTGCAGGGTGGCGCGGGCGATGCCGATGCGGGCGGCGAGGTCGCCGAGGCTGAGCGTGGGGTCCTCGTTGAGGTGGCGCCGTGCGGCGTCGCGGGCGTCGTCGCGCTGGGTCATGGTCGAGCTCCTGGGACAAGTGTGTCGCTGTTGAGACATAAGTGTCTCATTCGCGGTCGCAGGAGCGGCATCCACGCAGATGGTCCGTTTGAGGCGGGTCGCCTGGTGGGCAGAGTGTCCCCACCAGCGCCACGGCAACCGGAGGACCCATGGGGACGCAGACCGCCACCGAGCAGGTGGGCAGCAGTGACCAGGGCGGGCTCAAACGGGTCATCGGCCCGCGGCTGCTGCTCTTCTTCATCATCGGCGACATCATCGGAGCCGGCGTGTTCGCCATCACCGGGGACGTCGCAGGTGAGGTCGGCGGCGTCGCCTGGGTGCCGTTCCTGGTCGCCTTCTCGGTGGCCGCGCTCACCGCCATGTCCTACCTCGAGCTGGTCACCAAGCACCCGCAGGCGGCCGGGGCGGCGCTCTTCGTGCACAAGGCCTTCGGCGTGCACTTCCTGACCTTCATCGTCGCCTTCGCGGTCGTCTGCTCGGGCATCACCAGCGCCTCCACCTCCTCGGGCCTGGTCGCCTCCAACCTGCTCCTCGGCCTCGACGGGCTGGTCGGCGGCGTGCCGACCGGGGACACCGCCACCCTGCTCGTGGCCCTGGGCTTCATGGTGCTGCTGGCGCTGGTGAACCTGCGCGGCGTCGGCGAGAGCGTGAAGTTCAACGTGGTGCTGACCTCCGTGGTGGTGCTCGCGCTCGGCGTGATCATCGCCATCGGCTTCTGGGCGATGGCCTCCGACGGCGACGTCGGGCGGATCGTGGTCTTCGAGTCCTCGGGGGACAAGAACGTCTTCGTCGCCATCACCATCGCCACCACCGTGGCGTTCTTCGCGATGGTGGGCTTCGAGGACTCGGTGAACATGGTCGAGGAGGTCGAGGACCCCGGGCGCACCTTCCCGCGGGTCATGCTCACCGGCCTGGGGATCTGTGCGGTGATCTACGTGCTGGTCGCCATCACCGTGGTGGTGGTCATCCCGCCCGGCGACATCGCCGACCCGGTCAACCCCGAGGCAGGCATCCTGCTCGACGTCGTGCGCGTCGGCGCCCCGGGCCTGCCCATCGACGACATCTTCCCGTTCCTCACCGTCTTCGCGGTCGCCAACACGGCCCTGATCAACATGCTGATGGCCAGCCGGCTCATCTACGGGATGGCCAAGCAGGACGTGCTGCCGCGCTCGCTGTCCGCCGTCCTCCCCGGGCGCCGCTCACCGTGGGCCGCGATCGTGTTCACCACACTGATGGCGCTGGGCCTGATCACCTTCGTGCGGCTGCGCTCCGACAGCGACATCGTCGTGGCCCTGGCCGGCACGACCGGACTCCTGCTCCTGGCGGTCTTCACGGTGGTCAACATCGCCTGCCTGGTGCTGCGCCGCGACACCCGCACCGAGCCCGTCTTCCGGGCCCCCGGCTGGGTGCCGTACGCCGGTGCCGTCACCGCGGCGTTCCTGGTCGGGCCGTGGGCCCGCAACGACGACGACTACATCCAGTACTCCATCGCCGGCTACCTCCTGCTCATCGGCGTGGCCCTGTGGCTGCTGTCCTGGCTGACCAACCGGGGGGTGCGGGCCAAGAAGACCGGGTTCCGCGACATCGACCACCTCGAGGAGCAGTGAGGATCCGGCCAGCGGGTGAGCCGCGTCCCACGACCGGGCCGCGAATCGGAGGGGCGCCCGGACAGACGTAGGCTGGCACGGTGAGCGCCATCCCCGACCTCGAGAGCCTGCACGCCCGCGGAGCGGCCCAGCAGCCGTCGTACCCCGACCGTGCCGCTGTCGACACCGCCGTCCAGAAGCTGCGCACCATGCCCCCGCTGGTCTTCGCGGGTGAGTGCGACGACCTGACCGAGAAGATCGCCGCGGTCACCCGCGGCGAGGCCTTCCTGCTCCAGGGCGGCGACTGCGCCGAGACCTTCGCCGGCGTCACCGCCGACAACGTCCGCAACAAGCTGCGCGTGCTGCTGCAGATGGCTGTCGTGCTGACGTACGCCGCCTCCGTGCCGGTGGTCAAGGTCGGTCGCCTCGCGGGCCAGTACGCCAAGCCGCGCTCCTCCGACAACGAGACCCGCGTCGTCGACGGCCAGAGCATCACGCTGCCGGCCTACCGCGGCGACGCCGTCAACGGCTACGAGTTCAACGAGGCCTCGCGGATCCCCGACCCGCAGCGCCTCGTCGACGTCTACAACTCCTCCGCGGCCACCCTCAACCTGGTGCGCGCCTTCGTCACCGGTGGCTACGCCGACCTGCGCCAGGTGCACACCTGGAACACCGACTTCGTGCGCTCCAGCCCCGCCGGGCAGCGCTACGAGACGATGGCCGGCGAGATCGAGCGCGCGCTGACCTTCATGCACGCCATCGGCGCCGACCCCGACGAGTTCCGCCGCGTCGACTTCCACTCCAGCCACGAGGCGCTGGTGCTGGAGTACGAGCACGCCATGACCCGCATCGACTCGCGCACCGACGCGCCGTACGACGTCTCGGGCCACTTCGTGTGGATCGGCGAGCGCACCCGCCAGCTCGACGGCGCCCACGTCGAGCTGCTCAGCAGGATCCGCAACCCGATCGGTGTGAAGCTGGGCCCCACGACCTCCGCCGACGACGC
This Nocardioides dokdonensis FR1436 DNA region includes the following protein-coding sequences:
- a CDS encoding MFS transporter gives rise to the protein MPHPTSWTDRMGWPSLGDHRRFVTAIAIDAVGSGVFMPVSVLYFLVTTDLGLVRVGAALSLAALVALPAGPLLGGVVDRFGAKTVLLVGNALQGVGFLAYLVTGSFAAVVLWTVVVTLGRTAFWGSYGNIVAAISRPGERERWFGFLSALRNVGFALGGLAAGLAITLGTPTAYAAVVVVNAVSYAVAFALLLSVPATAAGGHRPEPGSWSTVLRDRPYRLLVTGQLAYALAMMVLNVAMPVYATTVLGLPGWVTGAVFTLNTVLVGVGQGLVVRAMTGARRWRVLLLAHITFALSYGLLLLAGALPVAFAVVALLLGSVVYTAGELLGGPVHGALSAEAAPDHLRGRYLSLVQLAWNVAGAVAPVSFAWLLERGVWPIWAVLGVVALVGAAVAVRLGEVLPLAADRVSDAPEPLAV
- a CDS encoding 6-phosphofructokinase — translated: MRVGVLTGGGDCPGLNAVIRAVVRRGVRDHGFEMLGYRNGWQGPLEGLTMPLGIEQCRGILPRGGTILGSSRTNPFALEHGVERIRENLAADGVDALVAIGGEDTLGVATKLADLGVHVVGVPKTIDNDLSGTDFTFGFDTAVNIATEAIDRLHTTAESHHRVLVVEVMGRHAGWIALHAGMAGGASAILIPEQPFDIEAVCDHVLTRFESEYAPIIVVSEGAVPRDGGDMTVSSGAKDAFGHVRLGGIGDRLAHEIEQRTGKEARAVVLGHIQRGGTPTAFDRWLATRFGIHAADAVAAGDFGTMMALRGTRIERVPLLEGTGELKTVSAAEFAEAEVFFG
- a CDS encoding MFS transporter translates to MSTRTSTTPPRPTPAPGPAAPLSRRRRWAGLAVLSASLLVVVMDMTILNLALPSITRDLRPDSVELLWMVDAYPLALAGLLVTASVLGDRWGRRRVLMTGFALFALASLGALVVTGPAGLIAVRALLGAGGAMIMPSTLSLVRTLFSDPRERATALGVWGSTAAVGAAVGPIAGGLLLEHWSWHAAFLVNVPVMALALVAAWTLLPESRSARPGRLDPVSVALSALGMVGFVYGVKQVAQDGAELLPLTALVLSIVLITAFVRRNLVVDRPMLEVRLLGQRTFGAGVVTALVTSIAMAAVFLLVSQWLQLVQGWSPLQSGLALLPAAVTGVLAGPLAPALAARIGARAVLVGGLVSGGLGFGLIGVLPPPLPYVGVAIGLGLVGLGTASLAVASAVIMSAAPADHAGSAAAIEESSYELGAVLGVAVLGSLAASVYRSGLPTSALGGLPAADAVTARESIGGAVEVASQGGPGTAELLVTAQGAFTEALAGAGLAGSVLMLLAAVLVARLAPRDLDVSAGH
- a CDS encoding DUF1028 domain-containing protein, with the translated sequence MTFSIVARSADGESWGVAVASKFLAVGSAVPAAVAQVGAIATQADANVAYKGLALSHLDEGATASVALDRLLEEDEGREHRQVGIVDVDGGAATFTGPACLDWAGGRSGAGYAVQGNVLVGEEVVAAMETAFLGSDPDAPLGARLLAALAAGDDAGGDRRGRQSAALLVVRDEAGYGGLDDIEVDLRVDDHPTPVVELARLLDLNELYLTASTEDEKVPVTPELEAELEAFAADAGHRDFRAWVGTENYEMRVAPDLAWIDRRILAVVRRGAA
- a CDS encoding response regulator, encoding MTADPTVDAPTTPLRVMVVDDHPMWRDAVERDLAAAGHDVVAVAATGDQALARFPAARPQVVVLDLQIPGPSGVEVTAGVLGVDPSARVLILSASGEQADVLAAVKAGATGYLVKSASREELLAAVAAVAVGDPVFTPGLAGLVLGEYRRLSDTPDDDPDGHPELTERETEVLRMVAKGWSYKQIAERLVLSHRTVQNHVQNTLRKLQMHNRVELTRWAIERGLDDDE
- a CDS encoding FGGY family carbohydrate kinase, whose amino-acid sequence is MSPVLGIDAGSTGVTAVVVDVDGSIRSHARRDLAQHHPEPGCVEHAPEEIWQATLEAVRQVLARTDAAGLTGIGITDQRDTLLLWDRETLGAPRRAIGGQDRRTTQVCARLRAEGHEARVRALTGLPLDPRFAATRLTWLAEHEPRTWGLVEADRYAVGSAGSYLVARMTRGVEHVTDVSNASRTLLLDLTTGDWSDELCALFGVPRDALPEIVPSWGEVATTDPRSFLGLSLPVTGLAGHGPAALVGRACFDAGDTQCTYAAASTIVTHTGAEPVRSDGGLLTTAAWRSPAGRDAFALEGTAPAADGESVEAVASGVGDVLAALPVLTSVRVDGPASADDLLCQLQADRTGRPVERAARDHAGAGPRGAAYLAGLGTGLWPSTDALRDLWPLDRRFTPRESAQISL
- a CDS encoding TetR/AcrR family transcriptional regulator, translating into MTQRDDARDAARRHLNEDPTLSLGDLAARIGIARATLHRHFSTREALLTEIGSASLDSWEESQQRSEQAAAIASGDPVRLRACIEEHLRDCVADAEEFGFALTDHFLSHSPALVERATDLETRDVAMYAAAQQAGVLRNDLPAAWLSHAVWGLMIGSRNALRAGDVARRPLEDIVISTFLDGVSAR
- a CDS encoding flavin reductase family protein; protein product: MTIHDTHPFADPDPDPVRRLRGRLGGAVSLWAAGEGALRAGLTVTSQVLAHGEPARMLGLLDPEADLTETLLDTGRAVVALLAWEHRYLADAFAGTVPAPGGPFRLTDFEQTPWGPRPVSAPTWAGVELEGHREIGWSLEVACRLVHVEVGDDDGPGGALGHRRGRYLRLGAP
- a CDS encoding APC family permease, which codes for MGTQTATEQVGSSDQGGLKRVIGPRLLLFFIIGDIIGAGVFAITGDVAGEVGGVAWVPFLVAFSVAALTAMSYLELVTKHPQAAGAALFVHKAFGVHFLTFIVAFAVVCSGITSASTSSGLVASNLLLGLDGLVGGVPTGDTATLLVALGFMVLLALVNLRGVGESVKFNVVLTSVVVLALGVIIAIGFWAMASDGDVGRIVVFESSGDKNVFVAITIATTVAFFAMVGFEDSVNMVEEVEDPGRTFPRVMLTGLGICAVIYVLVAITVVVVIPPGDIADPVNPEAGILLDVVRVGAPGLPIDDIFPFLTVFAVANTALINMLMASRLIYGMAKQDVLPRSLSAVLPGRRSPWAAIVFTTLMALGLITFVRLRSDSDIVVALAGTTGLLLLAVFTVVNIACLVLRRDTRTEPVFRAPGWVPYAGAVTAAFLVGPWARNDDDYIQYSIAGYLLLIGVALWLLSWLTNRGVRAKKTGFRDIDHLEEQ
- a CDS encoding class II 3-deoxy-7-phosphoheptulonate synthase — translated: MSAIPDLESLHARGAAQQPSYPDRAAVDTAVQKLRTMPPLVFAGECDDLTEKIAAVTRGEAFLLQGGDCAETFAGVTADNVRNKLRVLLQMAVVLTYAASVPVVKVGRLAGQYAKPRSSDNETRVVDGQSITLPAYRGDAVNGYEFNEASRIPDPQRLVDVYNSSAATLNLVRAFVTGGYADLRQVHTWNTDFVRSSPAGQRYETMAGEIERALTFMHAIGADPDEFRRVDFHSSHEALVLEYEHAMTRIDSRTDAPYDVSGHFVWIGERTRQLDGAHVELLSRIRNPIGVKLGPTTSADDAIALAAKLNPDNTPGRLTFITRFGAGKIRDGLPDLVEKVTAAGLHVAWVCDPMHGNTFEASSGYKTRKFEDVIDELQGFFDVHRSLGTWPGGIHIELTGDDVTECVGGGEELAEMDLGNRYESVCDPRLNRVQSLETAFLVAEMLRDA